One window of the Candidatus Microbacterium colombiense genome contains the following:
- a CDS encoding DNA adenine methylase — translation MSALKSPVQYFGAKQQIAEHLVALMPEHMGYIEPYAGSLSVLLAKPESKIEVVNDLDHRLMTFWRVLRDRPEELLHVAEFTPHSREELERAAALDGDTDLELARQVWVLLTQGRSRTMKRTGWRFYADPQGTSASFSTYMRAYRSRLLPAAERVQNVSLECRPALEVIEKYGAHAGNLLYVDPPYVHSTRRGARYTHEMTEADHREMAAALRECAAVVMLSGYESPLYEELFGDWHQVQISARSDNALDRDVIEVVWSNRPLGDFLWHGDVIA, via the coding sequence ATGAGCGCGCTCAAGTCGCCGGTGCAGTATTTCGGCGCGAAGCAGCAGATCGCGGAGCATCTCGTCGCGCTGATGCCCGAGCACATGGGGTACATCGAGCCGTATGCCGGTTCGCTCTCGGTCTTGCTGGCAAAGCCTGAATCGAAGATCGAGGTCGTCAACGATCTCGACCACCGGCTGATGACGTTCTGGCGGGTGCTTCGCGATCGTCCGGAGGAGCTGCTCCACGTCGCCGAGTTCACCCCTCACTCTCGGGAGGAGCTCGAGAGAGCGGCCGCTCTCGACGGCGATACGGATCTCGAGCTCGCTCGGCAGGTGTGGGTGTTGCTGACGCAGGGGCGAAGCCGGACGATGAAGCGCACCGGGTGGAGGTTCTACGCGGATCCTCAGGGAACCTCGGCGTCTTTCAGCACCTACATGCGCGCCTACCGGAGCCGGCTCCTGCCTGCCGCTGAGCGCGTGCAGAACGTCTCCCTCGAGTGCCGTCCCGCGCTCGAGGTGATCGAAAAGTACGGAGCCCATGCCGGCAACCTGCTCTACGTCGATCCGCCCTATGTGCACTCGACGCGACGTGGTGCCCGGTACACCCATGAGATGACCGAAGCTGACCACCGGGAGATGGCTGCCGCGCTTCGCGAGTGTGCGGCCGTGGTGATGCTATCCGGATACGAGTCGCCCCTTTACGAGGAGTTGTTCGGGGATTGGCACCAGGTCCAGATCAGCGCGCGATCGGACAACGCACTCGATCGCGACGTGATCGAAGTCGTGTGGTCGAACCGTCCGCTCGGTGACTTCCTCTGGCACGGGGACGTGATCGCATGA
- a CDS encoding DNA cytosine methyltransferase, whose product MNVGYTPPAVDWNGLTVTDLFCGAGGSSSGLREAGYRVVIAANHWALAIESHQINHPETDHSQADISQVNPAYFPKTHVLWGSPECTNHSIAKGIKRQRQEDLALFELDGTAPRPDEAANRSRATMWDIPRFAEHHRYQAIILENVVDAYRWDQFEAWQLAMRSLDYRMQFVWLNSMHAQIGGLPAPQSRDRMYIVMWREDLAKRKKDVTGPNIGKWTRPMAVCPEHGEVQAVQAFKKAEHWGRYRAQYLYRCPQCFQVIEPGWLAAESIIDWSLPALRIGDRAKPLAEKTRERIRRGIERHWAPIIAKAAGNTYDGVTTGSNYLRVSGLDAPMPAQMGTAEHGLAIPPLVMTNNHANRARRVNEELPTVTTATNHALIVNHVSGADASRSLPVSRELPSIVAGGTHASLLIPVEGREGKSAASVADPIRTQSTRNETGLLVPLRNHGVAKPATHPIDTVSAEGNHHALVMRNNEGGAEMSTSVTEPIRALTTHGHQSLIEPSAPISLDIDDAGFRMLEPHEIQAGMGFARDYLLLGSKRDKVKQAGNAVTPPAARDLGHAVAEFLLAVAA is encoded by the coding sequence GTGAACGTTGGATACACGCCCCCGGCCGTCGATTGGAACGGCCTCACCGTGACGGATCTGTTCTGCGGTGCCGGCGGTTCATCGTCAGGTCTCCGCGAGGCGGGCTACCGCGTCGTTATCGCGGCGAACCACTGGGCGCTCGCGATCGAGTCTCACCAGATCAACCACCCGGAGACGGATCACTCGCAGGCGGACATCTCGCAGGTGAACCCGGCGTACTTCCCGAAGACGCACGTGCTCTGGGGGTCGCCGGAGTGCACGAATCACTCGATCGCGAAGGGTATCAAGCGGCAGCGCCAGGAGGACCTCGCGCTGTTCGAGCTCGACGGGACCGCGCCGCGGCCGGACGAGGCCGCGAACCGGTCCCGCGCGACGATGTGGGACATCCCACGCTTCGCCGAGCATCACCGTTACCAGGCGATCATCCTTGAGAACGTCGTCGACGCGTACCGGTGGGATCAGTTCGAGGCGTGGCAGCTCGCGATGCGCTCGCTCGACTACCGGATGCAGTTCGTCTGGTTGAACAGCATGCACGCGCAGATCGGCGGGCTCCCGGCTCCGCAGTCCCGCGATCGCATGTACATCGTGATGTGGCGCGAAGACCTCGCGAAGCGGAAGAAGGACGTCACCGGCCCGAACATCGGGAAGTGGACCCGCCCCATGGCGGTCTGCCCCGAGCACGGTGAGGTGCAGGCGGTGCAGGCGTTCAAGAAGGCCGAGCACTGGGGGCGCTACCGCGCACAGTACCTCTACCGGTGCCCGCAGTGCTTCCAGGTCATCGAGCCTGGATGGCTGGCAGCCGAGTCGATCATCGACTGGTCGCTGCCCGCGCTGCGCATCGGCGATCGCGCGAAGCCGCTCGCCGAGAAGACTCGCGAGCGGATCCGCCGCGGCATCGAACGACACTGGGCGCCGATTATCGCGAAGGCCGCGGGTAACACCTACGACGGCGTGACCACCGGGTCGAACTACCTGCGGGTGTCCGGACTCGACGCGCCGATGCCTGCACAGATGGGAACGGCCGAGCACGGCCTCGCGATCCCGCCGCTCGTGATGACGAACAACCACGCGAACCGCGCGCGGCGCGTCAACGAGGAGCTCCCGACCGTGACGACGGCGACGAACCACGCGCTCATCGTGAACCACGTCTCCGGCGCTGATGCGTCCCGGTCGCTTCCCGTCTCCCGCGAGCTTCCATCGATCGTCGCCGGCGGCACGCATGCGTCCCTGCTGATCCCGGTAGAGGGCCGGGAGGGCAAGAGCGCGGCATCCGTCGCCGACCCGATCCGCACACAGTCGACCCGCAACGAGACCGGCTTGCTGGTCCCGCTGCGGAACCACGGCGTCGCGAAGCCCGCGACGCATCCGATCGACACGGTCAGCGCGGAGGGCAACCACCACGCACTCGTCATGCGGAACAACGAGGGCGGAGCGGAGATGTCGACCTCGGTGACCGAGCCGATTCGAGCGCTCACCACGCACGGCCACCAGTCGCTCATTGAGCCGAGCGCGCCGATCAGTCTCGACATCGACGACGCCGGGTTCCGGATGCTCGAACCGCACGAGATCCAGGCGGGGATGGGCTTTGCCCGTGACTACCTGCTCCTCGGCTCGAAGCGCGACAAGGTCAAGCAGGCGGGTAACGCGGTCACGCCGCCTGCTGCGCGCGATCTCGGGCACGCCGTCGCCGAGTTCCTCCTGGCGGTGGCAGCATGA
- a CDS encoding YqaJ viral recombinase family protein, translating into MTPQIIADAVTAVRVASQDNEVEWLDARADGVTASEVPKLSPTTWSSLLSEKLNGSKFRGNAHTERGHDREPEILSDLEWATESKIYPNRHVWAAAANRRHLATPDGFQILPNGRIRGAEVKNHKHGWKPPKRVIPRDHYDQMQFGMHVTGLDEWLYGWEIMGADGTAPTADPEFRIVKRNQARIDELVAAADAFLAWIDAGAPVEEISPELETAKTKMIVAKRAAIAATAADAKARAEFEKLLAAEFPDAMKTGWKHGDDSSVILARPARKTVIDEAAWSTAEPDGFTDYDTARTAVKTTEEHAVKLYPQVTYSKPALRVVPPKAVSA; encoded by the coding sequence ATGACCCCGCAGATCATCGCCGACGCCGTGACCGCCGTGCGCGTCGCGTCGCAGGACAACGAGGTGGAGTGGCTCGACGCCCGCGCCGACGGAGTGACCGCATCGGAGGTGCCGAAGCTCTCGCCGACGACGTGGAGCAGCCTCCTGTCGGAGAAGCTGAACGGCTCGAAGTTCCGCGGCAACGCGCACACCGAGCGCGGCCACGACCGCGAGCCGGAGATCCTGTCCGATCTCGAGTGGGCGACCGAGTCGAAGATCTACCCCAACCGTCACGTCTGGGCTGCCGCCGCGAACCGCCGCCACCTCGCCACCCCCGACGGCTTCCAGATCCTCCCCAATGGGCGCATCCGCGGCGCGGAGGTCAAGAACCACAAGCACGGGTGGAAGCCGCCGAAGCGGGTGATCCCGAGAGATCACTACGACCAGATGCAGTTCGGCATGCACGTCACCGGCCTGGACGAGTGGCTCTACGGCTGGGAGATCATGGGCGCCGACGGCACCGCCCCGACCGCGGATCCGGAGTTCCGGATCGTGAAGCGCAACCAGGCCCGCATCGACGAACTCGTCGCCGCCGCAGACGCGTTCCTCGCATGGATCGACGCCGGCGCACCGGTCGAGGAGATCAGCCCCGAACTCGAAACCGCGAAGACGAAGATGATCGTCGCGAAGCGCGCCGCGATCGCCGCGACAGCAGCAGATGCCAAGGCCCGCGCGGAGTTCGAGAAGCTCCTGGCGGCTGAGTTCCCCGACGCGATGAAGACCGGATGGAAGCACGGCGACGACTCATCCGTGATCCTCGCCCGACCCGCCCGCAAGACCGTCATCGACGAGGCCGCATGGTCGACCGCCGAGCCCGACGGATTCACCGACTACGACACCGCGCGCACCGCGGTGAAGACGACCGAGGAACACGCCGTGAAGCTCTACCCGCAAGTCACCTACTCGAAGCCCGCGCTGCGGGTCGTTCCCCCGAAGGCGGTGTCCGCATGA
- a CDS encoding phage antirepressor KilAC domain-containing protein has translation MSPLEVFHYAGTEVRTVLVDGDPWFVLADLTRVLGLSQFRTDRLDGGVIQSHPIEDRSGRSQLTNIVSEAGMYEVVIRSDKPGAIDFRRWITSDVLPSIRRTGSYAVPETPEQLMARAVLQAQEIVARRDEQIAALTPRAEAWDEIADAGTDYAVRDVAPMLNRVGIEMGPQRLFEKLHELGWIYRGEKRRWTPYARAVDAGLLTVRAMPPYLDRETDELKPAAPQIRITPHGVEKLRIRLGAGVLTN, from the coding sequence ATGAGCCCGCTCGAGGTGTTCCACTACGCCGGCACCGAGGTGCGCACGGTGCTCGTCGACGGTGACCCGTGGTTCGTCCTCGCCGACCTGACCCGTGTGCTCGGTCTCTCGCAGTTCCGCACTGACCGTCTCGACGGTGGGGTGATTCAGAGTCACCCCATCGAGGATCGGTCCGGCCGCTCGCAGCTCACGAACATCGTCAGCGAAGCGGGCATGTACGAAGTCGTGATCCGATCCGACAAGCCCGGCGCCATCGACTTCCGCCGGTGGATCACGTCGGACGTATTGCCGAGCATCCGCCGCACCGGCTCCTACGCCGTGCCCGAGACGCCGGAGCAGCTGATGGCCCGCGCGGTGCTCCAGGCGCAGGAGATTGTCGCACGCCGCGACGAACAGATCGCCGCGCTCACCCCGCGAGCTGAGGCATGGGACGAGATCGCTGACGCGGGCACGGACTACGCCGTGCGCGACGTCGCCCCGATGCTCAACCGTGTCGGGATCGAGATGGGGCCGCAGCGCCTGTTCGAGAAGCTCCACGAGCTCGGCTGGATCTACCGCGGCGAAAAGCGTCGGTGGACGCCATACGCCCGCGCCGTCGACGCCGGTCTTCTCACCGTCCGCGCGATGCCCCCGTACCTGGATCGCGAGACGGACGAGCTCAAGCCCGCAGCTCCGCAGATCCGCATCACCCCGCACGGGGTCGAGAAGCTCCGGATCCGGCTCGGCGCCGGCGTCCTCACGAACTGA
- a CDS encoding helix-turn-helix transcriptional regulator — MQTRSEAATRPVLVLNRQKLDELRRASGIPSEAELARRLNVDVSTLYRVSAGKTVPSNEFIAGLKVAFPMCSLDDLLTIGRAA, encoded by the coding sequence ATGCAAACACGTAGCGAAGCCGCAACTCGCCCGGTGCTGGTGCTCAACCGGCAGAAGCTTGACGAGCTTCGCCGGGCAAGCGGTATTCCGTCTGAGGCGGAGCTTGCTCGACGGCTTAACGTCGATGTTTCGACGTTGTATCGAGTGTCCGCGGGCAAGACCGTGCCGTCGAACGAGTTCATCGCAGGGCTGAAGGTGGCCTTCCCGATGTGCAGCCTCGACGACCTCCTCACCATCGGGCGTGCAGCATGA
- a CDS encoding helix-turn-helix transcriptional regulator has product MDKNAWTRYLEVTTHPDNDKTIAFKVGVSPSTIGRWRSGEIDPKPRQVVALARRYGKSPLAALVAAEYLSAEDLEEDLTLHYAADLDEISTLQLVDELRDRLEVMNDYAGWLASITRETGHPAHLAHGALRYVHPAVAPSQVDGMDFIRPIASHLHVEELDGDKYYSIDRPHDVSVSDLPPHVRERIQETSAARTANVDGTRQDYDLVANDSINEFPSGNDADYDHA; this is encoded by the coding sequence GTGGACAAGAACGCATGGACTCGGTATCTAGAAGTCACGACGCACCCCGACAACGACAAGACGATCGCGTTCAAAGTCGGCGTTAGCCCTTCGACTATCGGTCGTTGGCGAAGCGGTGAGATCGACCCGAAACCGAGGCAGGTGGTGGCGCTTGCTCGCAGGTACGGAAAGAGCCCGCTCGCTGCACTCGTCGCCGCCGAGTACCTGAGCGCGGAAGACCTCGAGGAAGACCTCACCCTGCACTACGCTGCCGACCTCGACGAGATCTCCACGCTTCAGCTAGTGGACGAGCTGCGCGACCGGCTCGAAGTCATGAACGACTATGCAGGATGGCTAGCGAGCATCACGCGCGAGACGGGGCACCCTGCTCACCTCGCGCACGGCGCGCTTAGGTACGTTCATCCGGCGGTCGCACCGTCGCAGGTCGATGGCATGGACTTCATCCGGCCGATCGCATCCCACCTCCACGTTGAGGAACTCGACGGCGACAAGTATTACAGCATCGACCGGCCGCACGACGTTTCGGTTAGCGACCTTCCGCCCCACGTAAGAGAGCGCATTCAGGAGACCTCAGCGGCGCGCACCGCGAATGTCGATGGCACGCGACAGGATTACGACCTGGTCGCTAACGACTCGATCAACGAATTCCCCAGTGGCAACGACGCCGACTACGACCACGCCTGA
- a CDS encoding ImmA/IrrE family metallo-endopeptidase has translation MDVWKLADDLGLTVRERRGTHRSGYAPHDDHIDLTPGMRGRVLRGVMCHEIGHHVLGHHPTDFGLIRKRQEQAANVWAAHTLITPEGYASAEQHRNGHVTSMAIDLNVPDELVVIYRGTLLRTDQATYVRPRMGAAQFAHRVEVG, from the coding sequence ATGGATGTCTGGAAGCTCGCCGACGATCTCGGCCTGACAGTCCGCGAGCGCCGCGGCACGCACCGAAGTGGATACGCACCCCACGACGACCACATCGACCTCACGCCCGGAATGCGCGGCCGAGTTCTCCGCGGGGTCATGTGTCATGAGATCGGGCATCACGTTCTCGGGCATCACCCGACCGACTTCGGACTCATCCGAAAGCGGCAGGAGCAGGCCGCGAACGTATGGGCGGCGCACACACTCATCACGCCGGAGGGGTACGCGTCAGCCGAGCAACACCGGAACGGACACGTCACGTCTATGGCGATCGACCTGAACGTTCCCGACGAACTCGTCGTCATCTACCGAGGCACCCTACTCCGCACCGACCAGGCGACGTATGTTCGCCCTCGGATGGGCGCCGCGCAGTTCGCGCACCGCGTCGAGGTCGGATGA
- a CDS encoding site-specific integrase: MQRQGRTGPEAERMLIKALKKRLAPASEALAPDSTVSELATMWLDSKARLAEGSIRIYKNAIEKHITTGLGAVRLSEISVPRLDRFVTALTKSSGPGTATTAHVVLRGMFTLAARHGAVRPNPMTDVPAPEKAKRATRRAAPNLDVVRSIRTRFEEWDAGTELRTADDRRRRRPRASELLDTTDMIIGTGVRTGELLALQWDQLDLDAKLATIRRTIAQDRDGKFFVQEFTKTDAGYRELELPDHVVDMLLRRRIASYSAFVFASSVGTFRHPNNYRTSWRDALRETDWKGTTPKSFRKTVATVLRDELGVEAAKDQLGHESERTTLKHYADEVHRGPAAGLVLSKLFT; the protein is encoded by the coding sequence ATGCAGCGCCAGGGGCGCACCGGCCCGGAGGCTGAGCGGATGCTAATCAAGGCGCTGAAGAAGCGGCTCGCGCCTGCGAGCGAGGCGCTGGCACCGGACTCGACTGTGAGCGAGCTCGCGACGATGTGGCTCGACTCGAAGGCACGACTCGCCGAGGGGTCGATCCGAATCTATAAGAACGCGATCGAGAAGCACATCACGACCGGGCTCGGCGCTGTGCGACTGAGCGAGATCAGCGTGCCCCGGCTCGATCGATTCGTGACTGCGCTGACGAAATCGTCCGGGCCGGGCACGGCGACGACCGCGCATGTGGTGCTGCGCGGCATGTTCACGCTCGCTGCTCGACACGGAGCGGTGCGTCCGAACCCGATGACTGACGTCCCCGCACCAGAGAAGGCGAAGCGTGCGACCAGGCGCGCCGCGCCGAACCTCGATGTCGTGCGGTCGATCCGTACTCGCTTCGAGGAGTGGGATGCCGGCACCGAGTTGAGGACCGCGGATGACCGACGACGTCGCCGCCCGCGCGCGAGCGAGCTGCTAGATACCACCGACATGATCATCGGCACCGGCGTCCGCACGGGAGAGCTGCTCGCCCTGCAATGGGATCAGCTCGACCTCGACGCGAAGCTCGCCACGATCCGCCGGACGATCGCGCAGGACCGAGACGGCAAGTTCTTCGTCCAGGAGTTCACGAAGACGGACGCCGGCTATCGCGAGCTCGAGCTGCCCGACCACGTCGTTGACATGCTGTTGCGCCGCCGCATCGCCTCCTACTCAGCGTTCGTCTTCGCGTCGAGCGTCGGCACGTTCCGCCACCCCAACAACTACCGGACCTCATGGCGCGACGCGCTGCGCGAGACCGACTGGAAGGGCACGACGCCCAAGAGCTTCCGCAAGACCGTCGCGACCGTGCTGCGCGACGAGCTCGGCGTCGAGGCGGCGAAGGATCAGCTCGGGCACGAGTCGGAGCGCACGACGCTGAAGCACTACGCCGATGAGGTGCACCGAGGGCCGGCTGCCGGACTTGTTCTGTCGAAGCTGTTCACCTGA
- a CDS encoding thioredoxin domain-containing protein — protein sequence MSSDETPNVPTPRNSREAVREKAQQVHAQQSRARIMRRIIIGAIAVVAVGAIGTAVTLAVSAQVSKPQLSPTGMEGDGVIVTDLSSTGATDEILETPTPDPTEAGTEESPTPEPTTSERVDIHIYVDYLSPDAGEFERANARQLANWITEGAVTVSYHPVALLTASSNGTKYSQRAAAAAACVATHSPAQFYAFNHDLLDDQPKVGTDGLSDVELADLAGAVGVDNSKAVRSCIEDADFVTWAKEATTRALEGPLAGSDDLVLSSAPMIVANGEAYVGALDDPSEFSQFVLTVASDAYYKETATPTPDPTATPTETPAKK from the coding sequence ATGTCGAGCGACGAAACGCCGAACGTCCCCACGCCTCGCAATTCTCGCGAGGCCGTGCGGGAGAAAGCACAGCAGGTGCACGCGCAGCAGTCCCGTGCGCGCATCATGCGACGGATCATCATCGGCGCGATCGCCGTGGTCGCCGTGGGCGCGATCGGCACCGCCGTGACGCTCGCGGTGTCGGCACAGGTCTCCAAGCCGCAGCTGTCGCCCACGGGCATGGAGGGCGACGGCGTGATCGTCACCGACCTCTCCTCGACCGGTGCCACTGATGAGATCCTCGAGACGCCGACCCCCGATCCCACCGAAGCGGGAACGGAAGAGTCGCCCACGCCCGAGCCCACGACCTCGGAGCGCGTCGACATCCACATCTACGTCGACTACCTGTCGCCGGATGCCGGCGAGTTCGAGCGTGCGAACGCCCGGCAGCTCGCGAACTGGATCACCGAGGGCGCTGTCACCGTGAGCTACCACCCGGTCGCGCTGCTCACCGCGAGCTCCAACGGCACGAAGTACTCGCAGCGTGCGGCCGCCGCGGCGGCATGCGTCGCGACCCACTCGCCGGCGCAGTTCTACGCGTTCAACCACGACCTGCTCGACGACCAGCCGAAGGTCGGCACCGATGGCCTCTCGGATGTCGAGCTGGCTGATCTCGCCGGCGCGGTCGGCGTCGACAACTCCAAGGCCGTGCGCTCGTGCATCGAGGATGCGGACTTCGTGACCTGGGCCAAGGAAGCGACGACCCGCGCGCTCGAGGGCCCGCTGGCAGGCTCCGACGACCTGGTGCTCTCCTCGGCTCCGATGATCGTGGCGAACGGCGAGGCCTACGTCGGAGCGCTCGACGATCCGTCCGAATTCTCGCAGTTCGTGCTGACGGTGGCGAGCGACGCGTACTACAAGGAGACGGCGACACCGACTCCGGATCCGACGGCCACGCCGACCGAGACCCCGGCGAAGAAGTAG
- the ugpC gene encoding sn-glycerol-3-phosphate ABC transporter ATP-binding protein UgpC — protein sequence MASVTFDDATRLYPGGTRPAVDKLNLEVGDGEFLVLVGPSGCGKSTSLRMLAGLEEVNAGRILIGDRDVTDVPPKDRDIAMVFQNYALYPHMTVAENMGFALKIAGVGKEERASRVLEAAKLLDLEPYLTRKPKALSGGQRQRVAMGRAIVRQPQVFLMDEPLSNLDAKLRVQTRTQIASLQRRLGVTTVYVTHDQTEALTMGDRIAVLKDGLLQQVGSPRDLYEKPNNVFVAGFIGSPAMNLFSADLADGGVTFGTEVVPLDRDTVGRANGSQVTVGVRPEDIVVGPADGKGLSVVVDLVEELGADGYLYGHTEINGKRTDLVARVDGRNHPNAGETVTLAATAGHVHAFDIESGDRLNEKPVVSA from the coding sequence ATGGCATCTGTCACTTTCGATGACGCCACCCGTCTGTACCCCGGCGGAACCCGCCCGGCCGTCGACAAGCTGAACCTCGAGGTCGGTGACGGCGAGTTCCTCGTCCTCGTCGGTCCTTCCGGTTGCGGTAAGTCCACATCGCTGCGTATGCTCGCCGGCCTCGAAGAGGTCAACGCCGGCCGCATCCTCATCGGAGACCGCGACGTCACCGACGTGCCCCCGAAGGATCGCGACATCGCGATGGTCTTCCAGAACTACGCGCTGTACCCGCACATGACGGTCGCCGAGAACATGGGCTTCGCGCTCAAGATCGCCGGCGTCGGCAAGGAAGAGCGCGCCAGCCGCGTTCTCGAGGCTGCGAAGCTCCTCGACCTCGAGCCCTACCTGACCCGCAAGCCGAAGGCCCTCTCCGGTGGTCAGCGTCAGCGTGTCGCGATGGGTCGCGCGATCGTGCGTCAGCCCCAGGTCTTCCTCATGGACGAGCCGCTGTCGAACCTCGACGCCAAGCTGCGCGTCCAGACGCGTACGCAGATCGCATCGCTGCAGCGTCGCCTGGGCGTCACCACGGTCTACGTCACGCACGACCAGACCGAGGCTCTGACCATGGGCGACCGCATCGCCGTGCTCAAGGACGGCCTGCTCCAGCAGGTCGGCTCGCCGCGCGACCTGTACGAGAAGCCGAACAACGTGTTCGTCGCCGGCTTCATCGGCTCGCCTGCCATGAACCTGTTCTCGGCAGACCTCGCCGACGGTGGAGTCACCTTCGGCACCGAGGTCGTGCCGCTCGACCGTGACACCGTCGGCCGCGCGAACGGCAGCCAGGTCACCGTGGGTGTGCGTCCGGAGGACATCGTCGTCGGCCCCGCCGATGGCAAGGGTCTCTCGGTCGTCGTCGACCTCGTCGAGGAACTCGGCGCCGACGGCTACCTCTACGGCCACACCGAGATCAACGGCAAGCGCACCGACCTCGTCGCGCGTGTCGACGGTCGCAACCACCCGAACGCCGGCGAGACGGTCACGCTGGCCGCGACGGCTGGTCACGTGCACGCCTTCGACATCGAGTCGGGCGACCGCCTGAACGAGAAGCCGGTCGTCTCCGCCTGA
- a CDS encoding DUF4032 domain-containing protein — MQDSLRITASKVDPALLSLPWSTTLAKWPSEYIVSLPKGLSRHLVRFADLSGRVIAIKETTAEMAQREYDMLGNLARLDVPCVDRVAVIAGRTDAEGEPLPAALVTSHLRFSMPYRALFTRVLRPDTANRLVDALALLLVRLHNVGFYWGDVSLSNTLFRRDAGAFAAYLVDAETGELHEEGLTDGQRAYDLDLARTNIAGEIMDLAAGGRLEHGVDAIAIADGIVSSYRSLWAELTAQESFSSAETWRITERVERLNALGFDIDEMSMSTTSDGTVVEIQPKVVDAGHHQRRLIRLTGLDVEENQARRLLNDLDEFRARSTKQWADEEMYAHEWLTRVFEPVVRAIPYELRAKLEPAEVFHQVLEHRWYLSQAHGRSVPLAEVLTSYINEVLRHRRDEATIMGPPTETMSLPVITGATMITDDDDDDGVDWRDLV; from the coding sequence ATGCAGGATTCTCTGCGGATCACCGCCAGCAAGGTCGACCCTGCGCTGCTGTCCCTCCCCTGGTCCACGACGCTCGCGAAGTGGCCGTCCGAGTACATCGTGTCGCTCCCTAAAGGCCTCTCCCGGCACCTCGTCCGCTTCGCCGACCTGTCGGGGCGCGTGATCGCGATCAAAGAGACGACGGCCGAGATGGCGCAGCGCGAGTACGACATGCTCGGCAACCTCGCCCGGCTCGACGTCCCCTGCGTCGACAGGGTCGCCGTGATCGCCGGACGGACGGACGCCGAGGGGGAACCCCTCCCCGCCGCCCTCGTCACCTCACACCTGCGGTTCTCCATGCCCTACCGCGCGTTGTTCACGCGTGTGCTGCGCCCCGACACCGCCAACCGCCTGGTGGATGCTCTCGCGCTCCTGCTCGTGCGCCTGCACAACGTCGGCTTCTACTGGGGTGACGTCTCGCTGTCGAACACACTGTTCCGACGTGATGCCGGCGCGTTCGCCGCGTACCTCGTGGATGCCGAGACCGGGGAACTCCATGAGGAAGGTCTGACGGACGGACAGCGTGCGTACGACCTCGACCTGGCGCGCACGAACATCGCGGGAGAGATCATGGATCTCGCCGCCGGAGGACGCCTCGAGCACGGTGTCGATGCGATCGCGATCGCCGACGGCATCGTGTCGTCGTACCGCTCGCTGTGGGCCGAGCTCACCGCCCAGGAATCCTTCTCCTCGGCGGAGACGTGGCGCATCACGGAGCGCGTGGAACGCCTCAACGCCCTGGGCTTCGACATCGACGAGATGTCGATGTCGACGACCTCCGACGGCACGGTCGTGGAGATCCAGCCGAAGGTCGTCGACGCCGGTCACCACCAGCGCCGACTCATCCGGCTCACGGGACTCGATGTCGAGGAGAATCAGGCCCGGCGTCTGCTCAACGACCTCGACGAGTTCCGCGCCCGCTCCACCAAGCAGTGGGCCGACGAGGAGATGTACGCGCACGAATGGCTGACGCGCGTCTTCGAACCCGTCGTGCGCGCGATTCCCTACGAGCTGCGCGCCAAGCTCGAGCCGGCCGAGGTCTTCCACCAGGTGCTCGAGCACCGCTGGTACCTCTCCCAGGCGCACGGACGCTCCGTGCCCCTGGCCGAGGTGCTCACGAGCTACATCAACGAGGTTCTGCGGCATCGCCGCGACGAGGCGACCATCATGGGCCCGCCGACTGAGACCATGAGCCTGCCCGTCATCACCGGGGCGACCATGATCACGGACGACGACGACGATGACGGCGTCGACTGGCGCGACCTGGTCTGA